The Candoia aspera isolate rCanAsp1 chromosome 13, rCanAsp1.hap2, whole genome shotgun sequence genome includes the window ACAAACTTAACCTTTTCCTAAGAAAGGAGATTTGGAGGGCATCTGTTGTCTACTGCAACTATAGAGTTACTGCAGCTAGCGCATCATGCATCCTGGATGAGGTGGAGTTTCCGACAAGCTTGAATCTGGAATCTCCTTTGAGCGCAAAGTGATCACTGGGCCCTCTGGTATGAGAGTTGGAAGGGAGGAGGTGAAAGTCAGTCTACGAACAAAAGAGGATGGTGTGCATTACAGAGTTGTTACTCTTTCCTGTCCTCTTTGAACTGTGATGTCTtgaatataaatcatttaaaagtTGGCCTAACTGAAGCGATTGGTAAGACCGTGAATAGCAGCATTGTTAAGCATATTTGAATATATCTCTGGAAAATGTGCAGATCCTGGGGTTGTGTTCTAACTGttttgactccccccccccccgttgtcaGTCTGTGAAATATTGTCTAAAAAGAGTTTTGAAAGGGAACAGTTGGAACACCCAACCAGAAGCATTCTGTTTTAGAAAGTACAGTATTAACTTTATTGGTATAATAGGTCTGTGATGCCAAGCCTAAATTGAAATGTTTCCATGGAAAATGTGTGAGATCTTACAAGATTCTTCTAAACCTTATGCTGTTCAGTCTTTCAAACTGCTGGATGAACGTTACTGTATGGTTCTTTATGTACCTAGAAAAGCAGCCTTTAACATGTGGTTATGGGGGGAAAGTGTAAAAGTTCTAGTTACATAATAGTTTTAGgttcattatttattaaactgcacaggaacagaaactaaaacatcAGGTTGCTAGTTCTTTGTGAAAACAAATGCCTGAGGAAATGTTTGTTAATATATTTATAGTTAATGTATGAAAATGATGTGTGACATCAACAGCAATTCATCCTTTTGTAAAGTGAGCTGCTATGGAAGttcaaaagaagaaattgaggttccatttttaatttcttcagttaGAAATGTAGATTagtctccaatttttttttccaacttgtgCTTCATATGCCTGTATGAGAGATCTGGTTCTGCAGCTGTAATAATGTCAATCACCATTTTGGAAGGATGGCCAGAAATTAATTGCATTAAACGTTGGGAGAtaaattttcagaaataaatttatgTCGTGAGGTAGCTGTTGCTTATTGTAAAGCTTCTTTCACTTGGATTATAAACATAATTGTTTCTATTTCAGATGGAACAGATAAAAAGAGCAAATAAACTGTTCACAAATGACTGCATATTTCTGAGAGAAACATTGAATATCCCAGTTATACTGGAAAAGGCTTTGCTGTTTAATGGATGTAACTCATTGGAGTCTCCAGAGAATGATACAGATAATCCCGCTTCTTGTGAAGAAAGACCTGTGACAGTTCAGGAAGACAGCTCTTCCCCCAGTCCTCAAGAATCTGACAATCAACCTCCTCCACCTGAAGAACTCTCTGCCAAAGATTTTCTGCATAGACTGGACGTGCAGATTAAGTTGTCCAAACAAGCAGCTAAGAAATTAAAATCTGAAGATAACAGGTAAAATCTTATTCCCCTGTTTATCTAAACACAGGTTTGGGATTGATAATAACATTTaataggtttttattttaaactgctggGAGACTTTAATAGATGGTAATATaacaattaataaataatgatAGTAATAGACAACAGTATATAAAACACTTTTTAAGAAAGCTACTAAATCTCAACCAACACGATCCTAAAGCAAAAGTTTGGAATGCTTTTGGAATATATCTAGAATTATTTGAGTTTCCATGTTGAATTCATTAGTGAAATCTTAGGTGCTTGCATATGTATGACACACACCCCAAATCTATCTGATGGGGATAGAAAGAAGGGGGTTTATTAGATACAGAGGAGACAGCAGTGACCTAGatctgaataataaaaaaaaacacacaaaagtaAATTTCTAGTTAAATTACTGAAGGCTTaatccagaagagataagggaggAGTGAAGAAAAGGGAGATGGTATAGCAGTACATAGCGTATACAGcgtatacagtatactgtatcagtgtatactgtatacagtatacagtgaCTGTATGGTGATAATACAGATTGTTTTCTCACTTGCTGTAAAATCCTTTCATCTGTGCAAAATGTAAGCCCTGTAGAAGCTAAGCCCACTGGCCACTTCATATGTACATCTGTGCTACTAGAAACAGCCTCTAGGATGCTGTTGCTCCTTCTATAGCAAAACAATGCACTTTCAGAGGGTTAGAGAGAAAATATGAGTGTAATAGATTTTTTTGCAGGATCTGCATAGCTATATCCATTGATATGATAGCTGTATAACATTTAAATTCTACATGATAGGATTTTGCTTATGGGCACAGTAGTATGTTGCTGCTCAGAAGAAAAACAGTTCTGCAGTCTTCAGATAGCTTAATTTGAAATAATCCTATTAAAATTGGATGCAGTTCTGAGGAGCAAATTATAAGCAACTTTGCATATTTTTATGAGTTTCCTTTTTCCTCAACAGGGAGTATGGTGAGGAAAATTCCTATGCAATTTCTTCCTATCAGCAGTAGACGATAAATAAGGAGCTGGAATGAAAGCAGTTCTTAAAGAACTAAATATTTGAAGATTCAGAAGATCTTTTGGATTGATATATTACGTTGTACTTGTTACAAGTCATATATAAATAATTCCACTGACTCTTGCACTAAAATTATTTGAATGTTTGCCTTCTATAGGTCAATATCCTTTTACTATACATTAATAAAGGAAATGACCCTCCAAAAATATTGCCTTTATATTTCTGCTATAAAATGGCACACTAGCAACAATATATCGCTGAGAGAACTTCGATGCAGATTTTTTTGGAAATAGTATACTTGTAAATAAGATAAAATTAGAggaacaaacatttattttaaaaaaaaccatgaagTCTTGAATCAGATAAGTTTGTCATGCAAATTTTGTGAACTTGATGCTGATGGATGCACCATGAATAAGGGGTGTGTTTATGCACACCTGTATGTGTCTCTCTGTGTTAACATACTTAAAGATATGCTCTTAAAGTGAACCAGTTTTAGCCAACTTTTAAGGAAAAAGTTGGGATTTTAAGATATGTATGGTAAAATACTTTGTTTGGAAACTTTAAAAACCAAGAGGAACAAACAAAGtaaattgttctttttctttgtgaaaGGGTGTTTGGAACATAGTTTCTTGTTAGCACATATATGTAGTTTCATGTATTGAATATAAAACGCACTTTAAAAAGTTACTGCCTTTGTTGTTTAGCGTATCTGATGCTTTGCAACTACGTTTCAGACATGATTTGTGTTTCATATGCTATATTAAAATTTCTTAAGTTATAGTGTCTTTGCTCCTTTTTCCAACTATTTTAGTTTTACTTGAAATCAAAATAGTTTGAatacactttgtctttctttGTATCTCTTTAAATTCTCCAAATGAGAATATTAATATCCTAGCTGAGGAATACAAGACCACAGGATGCATAACTTCATTGTGTTTTAGCAATGAGAATGAAATATTGCATGGGTGAAGAGCAGAGCTGTTCAGTCTAAAATCAGATTTACATACCATGTTTAAAGAAAACTCTCTgttgtgtataaataaaatgtctgGAGCTTTAGTTTAGAGTTCAAGAAACCcccaaaggaaataaaacaggTGCTAAAATTGGTAACAGTGAAGAAATGTTACCCAGAAAGGACTCTTTCTTCAGAAATTGTGTCCATTGTTAGGGAAATTGATTTATAGTAGATTGAAGATAATATAAAAGGATGTAGTTTTGTAGACAGGCCATCTAAAAATACTCTGGCAAATATTCTCTGGCTTGACTTTAAACAGCAAATATATCAttggccatttttttaaaatcttggccAATGACACATTTCCTCtttaattgtttcttttattcaagCCCTGTGAAGGGTGTTTCCACATGGATTGAACCTTTCATTCTTCGTATAGATTTACTATCAGCTTTCCTTAGCTATTTTGAAAGAGCTACCACTGGTACACTTAAAATTATCATAGGCCTATGTATATCTGTTAGCATTGTGAAGTTTGAAGGAAACTATCTTAGATCTCAATGTTAGAATGATGATAACATGTTTGATCTCTTAAAACATCTATATGCGGAATTATATCTTTATTGGGAATACAGTGAGTTTTTATAAGTGACATCTGTCATTTTGAAaaattttatcttcattttcaattattattttagagAAACCGGCTCTTTAACATTTTTCAATTTCTAGGTGTTATATTTCTGTACTTAGCAGTACTTGATCATAATTTACTGGACTTACCTGGCAAGTGTTGTAAGTACATTTTGCATTACAATAAGATTTTTCTCTCCTTactatatgcatttttgtaaactTCAATAGTAAGATCACCGGTTTAGGGTCTTTTGAAGTAATTTGAAGTGGTAGCACATGAAGACAAAATCAAGAATCTGCATTACTTTGTCTTGTAGCAAAGCATTTAATAAAGTACAGTATCAGAAACAGGATTCTATTAGAAAAGTGTATTTTGAATGCAATATATGTGGTAATTTGTTACATTTTTCCCAACAATGGTTTTAAACTGTAAAGACACATCAGAGCATCTAAAAGATGTTAAGGTTATTAAAAAAGGATTGGTGAGATTAGAACTAGAGAAGTGCAGGATACTTTTATTTCCCATTGCTGGGATAGAGAAAATATCAAATGTGTCTAGCAATTGCTTTTATATGCTAATATGGCAAAAATATCAAGTCAACACTATGCCTTTAAATATTATGCTGCATTGCTTGCActgcttcttttaaaaactgatcACCCCATTCTGCACAAGCCATTGCCATTCATCCATGCGGGTGATGAACAGGGTTGTTTTCTGTCTGCTTTATCATCTCATGTTACCAAATGCTGTATTTGATGCCACATGGTATGATAACAGTCCTCAATTCACAGAATGAAGCAGAGGAATTAAGCTAAGTAATTTGCTGGTTATTAAAAACATGGCATACTGAATCTGAATTATATATAGtttcaaagaaaacaacaacaaccctaaagGTTCACTAGCATAAGGACAGAATCATTTGCCAATTGTCCACAGCTCTATTTAAGTAGTCCTGTTATCCTTCAGAtacttgtatatatattttagttcTCCCTCTGATACATAATCATGGGATTCTCAAACAGCACCAACAATATAGCACCGGCTTCCCCTTCTAAAATTAGGGTGCTGAAATGGAAGAAAGCTTGGGAAAACAACCAAGAGTTACTTTTTGATGACAAGAATGTGCATTGATTCCCATAACTAAAAACAACTAAACCCCCCTCAAGTATACACTTGATGAACACTTGCTAATTGTTTTCCCTGCAACCTCTTGTACTACAGCTGGCTCTAGGTGACCCTGGATTTCTTACTGGGATTATCGTGCTGATGTTTTCTACTGTATGCTAAGGCAAAAGTGGACCACGTGACTTTGTATTCGCATACTTCATCATTGAGCAGGACTGAGGCTTTCCACTATGGACACGATTGATGAATTACAAATACTGTATGAGTCTTTGTTACAAATGCAGGTTTCCCAAATGAAATGGTATCTTCATATGAAAATCATAAATGGAAGTGGCTCATTATCAGAAGTAACTTATTTTTCTATTAGTTTGGGAAATCTAATGTCTTTGAGGCCTATGTCTGCCTCCTAACCACAAACTTAACTGGACTTTCCAATTTCTTGAGGCTGTATTTGTTTTCTCTGGCTAAAAACCATTGTCTTTAATACTCTCCTAGCAAGGGGACTGTGTGTATGTTTATGCATCtagtttatatcctgccttttactCAACTGAAAATTGAAAGTGGCTATcaagaattaaaattaagaatatgGAGTAAGATTTttctaaaacataaataaaattaactttaAAATTAACTAGCAATCTGGTGAAAGATCTATGCTCTTCTATTGTACAGAGAAAGACCAGAACTGAGGAAGTATAGTCTATATCCTGGAAGTAATGCAAAAAAGGGATTTTTCCTGTGTACTGACGTGTGTGCTGCTGAGAGTGAAGGCAGATCAGTCTCTCTCCTGCAGATCTTAATATCCGTTCAGGTTTGAAAGGGAAGAGTTGGCCTCTTTGATGGTGAGTCCCTAGGCAGTTAAAAGTCATAATGGTTAA containing:
- the LYSMD2 gene encoding lysM and putative peptidoglycan-binding domain-containing protein 2, which codes for MAEFLPGLSLREEPLPGPGAAEAEAELSLSLARTKTRSYGSTATVAAPLAERYVEHRLSPGDTLPGLALKYGVTMEQIKRANKLFTNDCIFLRETLNIPVILEKALLFNGCNSLESPENDTDNPASCEERPVTVQEDSSSPSPQESDNQPPPPEELSAKDFLHRLDVQIKLSKQAAKKLKSEDNREYGEENSYAISSYQQ